A part of Gossypium hirsutum isolate 1008001.06 chromosome A07, Gossypium_hirsutum_v2.1, whole genome shotgun sequence genomic DNA contains:
- the LOC107956431 gene encoding uncharacterized protein, protein MNVEIYSRRHETFLVTESIGRRPGIPLRSYGVDLRNRRFDCRRFQTLHYPCAHVGAACAKVNLNVEQFVDDVYTLEYTLRVWKNEFPVLPDLSMWEVPPRAFELVPDRGLRRNLRGRPQSSKIRNEMEIREKSDGKHCGLCRLASHNQSKCLQRNYHIGQSSRSGRN, encoded by the coding sequence atgaatgtagaaatatattcacgacgCCATGAAACATTTCTTGTTACAGAGTCCATCGGTCGTCGACCCGGTATACCACTtaggtcctatggagttgatctccGTAACAGACGGTTTGATTGCAGGAGgttccaaacacttcattatccgtGTGCGCATGTCGGGGCAGCGTGTGCTAAGGTGAACCTTAATGTTGAACAATttgtcgatgatgtgtacacacTCGAGTACACGTTACGTGTCTGGAAAAATGAGTTCCCCGTCCTTCCTGACTTGTCTATGTGGGAGGTGCCTCCGAGGGCTTTCGAGCTTGTTCCAGACAGAGGGCTACGCAGGAATCTGAGAGGTCGTCCGCAATCATCCAAAATTCGTAATGAGATGGAAATTAGGGAGAAATCTGATGGTAAGCATTGTGGATTATGCAGGTTAGCTAGTCATAATCAGAGTAAATGCCTGCAGCGAAACTATCATATTGGACAATCGTCACGGTCGGGTAGGAATTGA